A single region of the Maylandia zebra isolate NMK-2024a linkage group LG17, Mzebra_GT3a, whole genome shotgun sequence genome encodes:
- the LOC112430083 gene encoding protein brambleberry isoform X1 — MGHLIHYLHLLLACQCLAVNGLFEWLRLTEAPRAAAPLQPAAVAPAHLAKDAQFEMATADEKFLAEAKQMELSPLDSCHYRVIARLKSSCDSLSEEKLAKLGVELFNCQAEIEGRQTYLCTEEMTIKECTADMDSDTWNAYHIVSNRARSVCYATRQQLFRRRAEHTVNALISTATSQLDAMKDLKEGQVELKELTTASLDKLLEGHSVLQAQQGKLHEGQEQMTSSLRDNLERLGQEKALIASGQELVAQLIQGITQRMENVSEHLQIQGSEVQDSHKAIVKDLADVRHQAQDIYQKIDHSMIEFLQYQDQTSQYYTDLMNKLERMNSTLGGMLHYLDKMQSRIEDRLHMIQGYLGWAGLSLTAIWTCITHTGYFVLCAVLLTFLHCPGFSRAMLLLTVPLNAVAEVNQQPALDLTSLSLLLLTLSLGHWFVNQLWACFKITKKLTSPLLLSSCTIVEPQKQPCNSYPPSSTPQKDEKDDIIEEDDLLNPDSFLSGELGISAVSPPQRKLTPESRLMAVIGKPNHSTPRFIPKPLSSAALCYDIPLSNLEGVFDSVTDSSDLGNDSRSARPTPSLVSNSSVSGRQLCNGLTKRGKVCKKRAVPGQEYCRVHEGGHSSYVQF; from the exons ATGGGTCACCTCATCCACTACCTGCACCTCCTGCTGGCCTGTCAGTGTCTCGCGGTCAACGGGCTGTTTGAATGGCTGAGGCTGACAGAGGCACCTCgagcagcagcgcctcttcaaCCAGCTGCAGTGGCTCCAGCACATCTTGCCAAAGACGCTCAGTTTGAGATGGCAACTGCAGATGAGAAGTTTTTAGCTGAGGCAAAGCAGATGGAGCTCAGCCCATTGGACAGCTGTCATTACAGG GTGATCGCTCGGCTAAAGTCGAGCTGTGACAGCCTCTCAGAAGAAAAGCTCGCAAAGCTCGGAGTGGAACTGTTTAACTGCCAGGCAGAGATTGAGGGGCGCCAGACGTACCTATGCACAGAGGAGATG ACCATCAAAGAGTGCACAGCAGACATGGATTCAGATACATGGAATGCTTACCACATAGTGAGCAACCGAGCGCGCTCCGTTTGTTATGCAACTCGACAGCAGCTTTTCCGGCGCAGAGCAGAGCACACAGTCAATGCACTCATCTCCACAGCCACCAGCCAGCTAGATGCAATGAAGGACCTGAAG GAGGGCCAGGTAGAGTTGAAAGAACTGACTACAGCATCACTGGACAAGCTGCTTGAAGGCCACAGTGTTCTGCAGGCTCAACAGGGGAAGCTCCACGAGGGCCAGGAGCAGATGACGAGTTCACTGAGGGACAACCTGGAGCGTCTGGGTCAGGAAAAAGCTCTCATCGCCTCTGGACAGGAGTTGGTAGCTCAGCTCATTCAGGGAATTACACAAAGAATGG agaATGTGAGCGAGCATCTTCAAATCCAGGGCTCTGAGGTGCAGGACAGCCACAAGGCGATTGTCAAGGACCTGGCAGATGTAAGACACCAAGCTCAGGACATCTATCAGAAAATTG ACCACAGTATGATAGAGTTTCTGCAGTATCAGGATCAGACCTCCCAGTACTACACTGACCTGATGAACAAGTTGGAGCGCATGAACAGCACCCTGGGAGGCATGCTGCACTACCTCGATAAGATGCAGAGCCGCATAGAGGACAGGCTTCACATGATCCAGGGCTACCTCGGATGGGCAG GTTTAAGTCTGACAGCTATATGGACGtgcatcacacacacaggctacTTTGTACTGTGTGCAGTCCTGCTGACATTCCTGCACTGTCCTGGTTTCTCTCGAGCCATGCTGCTGCTAACTGTGCCTCTGAATGCAGTTGCTGAAGTCAACCAGCAGCCAGCGCTGGATCTCACCAGCCTCAGCCTGCTGCTGCTCACTCTGTCTCTGG GTCACTGGTTTGTGAATCAGCTGTGGGCATGCTTCAAGATCACGAAAAAGCTGACCAGTCCACTGCTACTCAGCTCGTGCACCATTGTGGAACCGCAGAAGCAGCCTTGCAACTCTTATCCACCATCATCTACACCACAGAA AGATGAAAAAGATGACATCATTGAGGAAGACGACCTATTGAATCCGGACAGCTTTTTATCAG GTGAACTTGGCATATCAGCTGTGTCTCCACCTCAGAGGAAGCTTACGCCAGAGTCGAGGCTTATGGCAGTAATTGGTAAACCAAATCACTCCACTCCCAGGTTTATACCAAAGCCACTTTCTTCAGCG GCTCTTTGTTACGATATACCCCTGAGTAACCTGGAAGGTGTTTTTGATTCAGTCACTGACTCGTCTGATTTAGGGAATGATTCACGAAGTGCAAGACCCACTCCATCGTTAGTCAGCAACAG CTCAGTGTCAGGCCGTCAGCTGTGCAATGGCCtcacaaaaagaggaaaagtcTGTAAGAAGAGAGCCGTGCCAGGACAGGAGTACTGCAGAGTCCACGAAGGGGGGCACTCCTCGTATGTCCAGTTTTAA
- the LOC112430083 gene encoding protein brambleberry isoform X2: MGHLIHYLHLLLACQCLAVNGLFEWLRLTEAPRAAAPLQPAAVAPAHLAKDAQFEMATADEKFLAEAKQMELSPLDSCHYRVIARLKSSCDSLSEEKLAKLGVELFNCQAEIEGRQTYLCTEEMTIKECTADMDSDTWNAYHIVSNRARSVCYATRQQLFRRRAEHTVNALISTATSQLDAMKDLKEGQVELKELTTASLDKLLEGHSVLQAQQGKLHEGQEQMTSSLRDNLERLGQEKALIASGQELVAQLIQGITQRMENVSEHLQIQGSEVQDSHKAIVKDLADVRHQAQDIYQKIDHSMIEFLQYQDQTSQYYTDLMNKLERMNSTLGGMLHYLDKMQSRIEDRLHMIQGYLGWAGLSLTAIWTCITHTGYFVLCAVLLTFLHCPGFSRAMLLLTVPLNAVAEVNQQPALDLTSLSLLLLTLSLGHWFVNQLWACFKITKKLTSPLLLSSCTIVEPQKQPCKDEKDDIIEEDDLLNPDSFLSGELGISAVSPPQRKLTPESRLMAVIGKPNHSTPRFIPKPLSSAALCYDIPLSNLEGVFDSVTDSSDLGNDSRSARPTPSLVSNSSVSGRQLCNGLTKRGKVCKKRAVPGQEYCRVHEGGHSSYVQF, from the exons ATGGGTCACCTCATCCACTACCTGCACCTCCTGCTGGCCTGTCAGTGTCTCGCGGTCAACGGGCTGTTTGAATGGCTGAGGCTGACAGAGGCACCTCgagcagcagcgcctcttcaaCCAGCTGCAGTGGCTCCAGCACATCTTGCCAAAGACGCTCAGTTTGAGATGGCAACTGCAGATGAGAAGTTTTTAGCTGAGGCAAAGCAGATGGAGCTCAGCCCATTGGACAGCTGTCATTACAGG GTGATCGCTCGGCTAAAGTCGAGCTGTGACAGCCTCTCAGAAGAAAAGCTCGCAAAGCTCGGAGTGGAACTGTTTAACTGCCAGGCAGAGATTGAGGGGCGCCAGACGTACCTATGCACAGAGGAGATG ACCATCAAAGAGTGCACAGCAGACATGGATTCAGATACATGGAATGCTTACCACATAGTGAGCAACCGAGCGCGCTCCGTTTGTTATGCAACTCGACAGCAGCTTTTCCGGCGCAGAGCAGAGCACACAGTCAATGCACTCATCTCCACAGCCACCAGCCAGCTAGATGCAATGAAGGACCTGAAG GAGGGCCAGGTAGAGTTGAAAGAACTGACTACAGCATCACTGGACAAGCTGCTTGAAGGCCACAGTGTTCTGCAGGCTCAACAGGGGAAGCTCCACGAGGGCCAGGAGCAGATGACGAGTTCACTGAGGGACAACCTGGAGCGTCTGGGTCAGGAAAAAGCTCTCATCGCCTCTGGACAGGAGTTGGTAGCTCAGCTCATTCAGGGAATTACACAAAGAATGG agaATGTGAGCGAGCATCTTCAAATCCAGGGCTCTGAGGTGCAGGACAGCCACAAGGCGATTGTCAAGGACCTGGCAGATGTAAGACACCAAGCTCAGGACATCTATCAGAAAATTG ACCACAGTATGATAGAGTTTCTGCAGTATCAGGATCAGACCTCCCAGTACTACACTGACCTGATGAACAAGTTGGAGCGCATGAACAGCACCCTGGGAGGCATGCTGCACTACCTCGATAAGATGCAGAGCCGCATAGAGGACAGGCTTCACATGATCCAGGGCTACCTCGGATGGGCAG GTTTAAGTCTGACAGCTATATGGACGtgcatcacacacacaggctacTTTGTACTGTGTGCAGTCCTGCTGACATTCCTGCACTGTCCTGGTTTCTCTCGAGCCATGCTGCTGCTAACTGTGCCTCTGAATGCAGTTGCTGAAGTCAACCAGCAGCCAGCGCTGGATCTCACCAGCCTCAGCCTGCTGCTGCTCACTCTGTCTCTGG GTCACTGGTTTGTGAATCAGCTGTGGGCATGCTTCAAGATCACGAAAAAGCTGACCAGTCCACTGCTACTCAGCTCGTGCACCATTGTGGAACCGCAGAAGCAGCCTTGCAA AGATGAAAAAGATGACATCATTGAGGAAGACGACCTATTGAATCCGGACAGCTTTTTATCAG GTGAACTTGGCATATCAGCTGTGTCTCCACCTCAGAGGAAGCTTACGCCAGAGTCGAGGCTTATGGCAGTAATTGGTAAACCAAATCACTCCACTCCCAGGTTTATACCAAAGCCACTTTCTTCAGCG GCTCTTTGTTACGATATACCCCTGAGTAACCTGGAAGGTGTTTTTGATTCAGTCACTGACTCGTCTGATTTAGGGAATGATTCACGAAGTGCAAGACCCACTCCATCGTTAGTCAGCAACAG CTCAGTGTCAGGCCGTCAGCTGTGCAATGGCCtcacaaaaagaggaaaagtcTGTAAGAAGAGAGCCGTGCCAGGACAGGAGTACTGCAGAGTCCACGAAGGGGGGCACTCCTCGTATGTCCAGTTTTAA
- the LOC112430083 gene encoding protein brambleberry isoform X3, with protein MGHLIHYLHLLLACQCLAVNGLFEWLRLTEAPRAAAPLQPAAVAPAHLAKDAQFEMATADEKFLAEAKQMELSPLDSCHYRVIARLKSSCDSLSEEKLAKLGVELFNCQAEIEGRQTYLCTEEMTIKECTADMDSDTWNAYHIVSNRARSVCYATRQQLFRRRAEHTVNALISTATSQLDAMKDLKEGQVELKELTTASLDKLLEGHSVLQAQQGKLHEGQEQMTSSLRDNLERLGQEKALIASGQELVAQLIQGITQRMENVSEHLQIQGSEVQDSHKAIVKDLADVRHQAQDIYQKIDHSMIEFLQYQDQTSQYYTDLMNKLERMNSTLGGMLHYLDKMQSRIEDRLHMIQGYLGWAGLSLTAIWTCITHTGYFVLCAVLLTFLHCPGFSRAMLLLTVPLNAVAEVNQQPALDLTSLSLLLLTLSLGHWFVNQLWACFKITKKLTSPLLLSSCTIVEPQKDEKDDIIEEDDLLNPDSFLSGELGISAVSPPQRKLTPESRLMAVIGKPNHSTPRFIPKPLSSAALCYDIPLSNLEGVFDSVTDSSDLGNDSRSARPTPSLVSNSSVSGRQLCNGLTKRGKVCKKRAVPGQEYCRVHEGGHSSYVQF; from the exons ATGGGTCACCTCATCCACTACCTGCACCTCCTGCTGGCCTGTCAGTGTCTCGCGGTCAACGGGCTGTTTGAATGGCTGAGGCTGACAGAGGCACCTCgagcagcagcgcctcttcaaCCAGCTGCAGTGGCTCCAGCACATCTTGCCAAAGACGCTCAGTTTGAGATGGCAACTGCAGATGAGAAGTTTTTAGCTGAGGCAAAGCAGATGGAGCTCAGCCCATTGGACAGCTGTCATTACAGG GTGATCGCTCGGCTAAAGTCGAGCTGTGACAGCCTCTCAGAAGAAAAGCTCGCAAAGCTCGGAGTGGAACTGTTTAACTGCCAGGCAGAGATTGAGGGGCGCCAGACGTACCTATGCACAGAGGAGATG ACCATCAAAGAGTGCACAGCAGACATGGATTCAGATACATGGAATGCTTACCACATAGTGAGCAACCGAGCGCGCTCCGTTTGTTATGCAACTCGACAGCAGCTTTTCCGGCGCAGAGCAGAGCACACAGTCAATGCACTCATCTCCACAGCCACCAGCCAGCTAGATGCAATGAAGGACCTGAAG GAGGGCCAGGTAGAGTTGAAAGAACTGACTACAGCATCACTGGACAAGCTGCTTGAAGGCCACAGTGTTCTGCAGGCTCAACAGGGGAAGCTCCACGAGGGCCAGGAGCAGATGACGAGTTCACTGAGGGACAACCTGGAGCGTCTGGGTCAGGAAAAAGCTCTCATCGCCTCTGGACAGGAGTTGGTAGCTCAGCTCATTCAGGGAATTACACAAAGAATGG agaATGTGAGCGAGCATCTTCAAATCCAGGGCTCTGAGGTGCAGGACAGCCACAAGGCGATTGTCAAGGACCTGGCAGATGTAAGACACCAAGCTCAGGACATCTATCAGAAAATTG ACCACAGTATGATAGAGTTTCTGCAGTATCAGGATCAGACCTCCCAGTACTACACTGACCTGATGAACAAGTTGGAGCGCATGAACAGCACCCTGGGAGGCATGCTGCACTACCTCGATAAGATGCAGAGCCGCATAGAGGACAGGCTTCACATGATCCAGGGCTACCTCGGATGGGCAG GTTTAAGTCTGACAGCTATATGGACGtgcatcacacacacaggctacTTTGTACTGTGTGCAGTCCTGCTGACATTCCTGCACTGTCCTGGTTTCTCTCGAGCCATGCTGCTGCTAACTGTGCCTCTGAATGCAGTTGCTGAAGTCAACCAGCAGCCAGCGCTGGATCTCACCAGCCTCAGCCTGCTGCTGCTCACTCTGTCTCTGG GTCACTGGTTTGTGAATCAGCTGTGGGCATGCTTCAAGATCACGAAAAAGCTGACCAGTCCACTGCTACTCAGCTCGTGCACCATTGTGGAACCGCAGAA AGATGAAAAAGATGACATCATTGAGGAAGACGACCTATTGAATCCGGACAGCTTTTTATCAG GTGAACTTGGCATATCAGCTGTGTCTCCACCTCAGAGGAAGCTTACGCCAGAGTCGAGGCTTATGGCAGTAATTGGTAAACCAAATCACTCCACTCCCAGGTTTATACCAAAGCCACTTTCTTCAGCG GCTCTTTGTTACGATATACCCCTGAGTAACCTGGAAGGTGTTTTTGATTCAGTCACTGACTCGTCTGATTTAGGGAATGATTCACGAAGTGCAAGACCCACTCCATCGTTAGTCAGCAACAG CTCAGTGTCAGGCCGTCAGCTGTGCAATGGCCtcacaaaaagaggaaaagtcTGTAAGAAGAGAGCCGTGCCAGGACAGGAGTACTGCAGAGTCCACGAAGGGGGGCACTCCTCGTATGTCCAGTTTTAA
- the LOC112430083 gene encoding protein brambleberry isoform X4, giving the protein MGHLIHYLHLLLACQCLAVNGLFEWLRLTEAPRAAAPLQPAAVAPAHLAKDAQFEMATADEKFLAEAKQMELSPLDSCHYRVIARLKSSCDSLSEEKLAKLGVELFNCQAEIEGRQTYLCTEEMTIKECTADMDSDTWNAYHIVSNRARSVCYATRQQLFRRRAEHTVNALISTATSQLDAMKDLKEGQVELKELTTASLDKLLEGHSVLQAQQGKLHEGQEQMTSSLRDNLERLGQEKALIASGQELVAQLIQGITQRMENVSEHLQIQGSEVQDSHKAIVKDLADVRHQAQDIYQKIDHSMIEFLQYQDQTSQYYTDLMNKLERMNSTLGGMLHYLDKMQSRIEDRLHMIQGYLGWAGLSLTAIWTCITHTGYFVLCAVLLTFLHCPGFSRAMLLLTVPLNAVAEVNQQPALDLTSLSLLLLTLSLGHWFVNQLWACFKITKKLTSPLLLSSCTIVEPQKQPCNSYPPSSTPQKDEKDDIIEEDDLLNPDSFLSGELGISAVSPPQRKLTPESRLMAVIGKPNHSTPRFIPKPLSSAGMIHEVQDPLHR; this is encoded by the exons ATGGGTCACCTCATCCACTACCTGCACCTCCTGCTGGCCTGTCAGTGTCTCGCGGTCAACGGGCTGTTTGAATGGCTGAGGCTGACAGAGGCACCTCgagcagcagcgcctcttcaaCCAGCTGCAGTGGCTCCAGCACATCTTGCCAAAGACGCTCAGTTTGAGATGGCAACTGCAGATGAGAAGTTTTTAGCTGAGGCAAAGCAGATGGAGCTCAGCCCATTGGACAGCTGTCATTACAGG GTGATCGCTCGGCTAAAGTCGAGCTGTGACAGCCTCTCAGAAGAAAAGCTCGCAAAGCTCGGAGTGGAACTGTTTAACTGCCAGGCAGAGATTGAGGGGCGCCAGACGTACCTATGCACAGAGGAGATG ACCATCAAAGAGTGCACAGCAGACATGGATTCAGATACATGGAATGCTTACCACATAGTGAGCAACCGAGCGCGCTCCGTTTGTTATGCAACTCGACAGCAGCTTTTCCGGCGCAGAGCAGAGCACACAGTCAATGCACTCATCTCCACAGCCACCAGCCAGCTAGATGCAATGAAGGACCTGAAG GAGGGCCAGGTAGAGTTGAAAGAACTGACTACAGCATCACTGGACAAGCTGCTTGAAGGCCACAGTGTTCTGCAGGCTCAACAGGGGAAGCTCCACGAGGGCCAGGAGCAGATGACGAGTTCACTGAGGGACAACCTGGAGCGTCTGGGTCAGGAAAAAGCTCTCATCGCCTCTGGACAGGAGTTGGTAGCTCAGCTCATTCAGGGAATTACACAAAGAATGG agaATGTGAGCGAGCATCTTCAAATCCAGGGCTCTGAGGTGCAGGACAGCCACAAGGCGATTGTCAAGGACCTGGCAGATGTAAGACACCAAGCTCAGGACATCTATCAGAAAATTG ACCACAGTATGATAGAGTTTCTGCAGTATCAGGATCAGACCTCCCAGTACTACACTGACCTGATGAACAAGTTGGAGCGCATGAACAGCACCCTGGGAGGCATGCTGCACTACCTCGATAAGATGCAGAGCCGCATAGAGGACAGGCTTCACATGATCCAGGGCTACCTCGGATGGGCAG GTTTAAGTCTGACAGCTATATGGACGtgcatcacacacacaggctacTTTGTACTGTGTGCAGTCCTGCTGACATTCCTGCACTGTCCTGGTTTCTCTCGAGCCATGCTGCTGCTAACTGTGCCTCTGAATGCAGTTGCTGAAGTCAACCAGCAGCCAGCGCTGGATCTCACCAGCCTCAGCCTGCTGCTGCTCACTCTGTCTCTGG GTCACTGGTTTGTGAATCAGCTGTGGGCATGCTTCAAGATCACGAAAAAGCTGACCAGTCCACTGCTACTCAGCTCGTGCACCATTGTGGAACCGCAGAAGCAGCCTTGCAACTCTTATCCACCATCATCTACACCACAGAA AGATGAAAAAGATGACATCATTGAGGAAGACGACCTATTGAATCCGGACAGCTTTTTATCAG GTGAACTTGGCATATCAGCTGTGTCTCCACCTCAGAGGAAGCTTACGCCAGAGTCGAGGCTTATGGCAGTAATTGGTAAACCAAATCACTCCACTCCCAGGTTTATACCAAAGCCACTTTCTTCAGCG GGAATGATTCACGAAGTGCAAGACCCACTCCATCGTTAG
- the LOC112430083 gene encoding protein brambleberry isoform X5 has protein sequence MGHLIHYLHLLLACQCLAVNGLFEWLRLTEAPRAAAPLQPAAVAPAHLAKDAQFEMATADEKFLAEAKQMELSPLDSCHYRVIARLKSSCDSLSEEKLAKLGVELFNCQAEIEGRQTYLCTEEMTIKECTADMDSDTWNAYHIVSNRARSVCYATRQQLFRRRAEHTVNALISTATSQLDAMKDLKEGQVELKELTTASLDKLLEGHSVLQAQQGKLHEGQEQMTSSLRDNLERLGQEKALIASGQELVAQLIQGITQRMENVSEHLQIQGSEVQDSHKAIVKDLADVRHQAQDIYQKIDHSMIEFLQYQDQTSQYYTDLMNKLERMNSTLGGMLHYLDKMQSRIEDRLHMIQGYLGWAGLSLTAIWTCITHTGYFVLCAVLLTFLHCPGFSRAMLLLTVPLNAVAEVNQQPALDLTSLSLLLLTLSLGHWFVNQLWACFKITKKLTSPLLLSSCTIVEPQKQPCNSYPPSSTPQKDEKDDIIEEDDLLNPDSFLSGELGISAVSPPQRKLTPESRLMAVIGKPNHSTPRFIPKPLSSASLTRLI, from the exons ATGGGTCACCTCATCCACTACCTGCACCTCCTGCTGGCCTGTCAGTGTCTCGCGGTCAACGGGCTGTTTGAATGGCTGAGGCTGACAGAGGCACCTCgagcagcagcgcctcttcaaCCAGCTGCAGTGGCTCCAGCACATCTTGCCAAAGACGCTCAGTTTGAGATGGCAACTGCAGATGAGAAGTTTTTAGCTGAGGCAAAGCAGATGGAGCTCAGCCCATTGGACAGCTGTCATTACAGG GTGATCGCTCGGCTAAAGTCGAGCTGTGACAGCCTCTCAGAAGAAAAGCTCGCAAAGCTCGGAGTGGAACTGTTTAACTGCCAGGCAGAGATTGAGGGGCGCCAGACGTACCTATGCACAGAGGAGATG ACCATCAAAGAGTGCACAGCAGACATGGATTCAGATACATGGAATGCTTACCACATAGTGAGCAACCGAGCGCGCTCCGTTTGTTATGCAACTCGACAGCAGCTTTTCCGGCGCAGAGCAGAGCACACAGTCAATGCACTCATCTCCACAGCCACCAGCCAGCTAGATGCAATGAAGGACCTGAAG GAGGGCCAGGTAGAGTTGAAAGAACTGACTACAGCATCACTGGACAAGCTGCTTGAAGGCCACAGTGTTCTGCAGGCTCAACAGGGGAAGCTCCACGAGGGCCAGGAGCAGATGACGAGTTCACTGAGGGACAACCTGGAGCGTCTGGGTCAGGAAAAAGCTCTCATCGCCTCTGGACAGGAGTTGGTAGCTCAGCTCATTCAGGGAATTACACAAAGAATGG agaATGTGAGCGAGCATCTTCAAATCCAGGGCTCTGAGGTGCAGGACAGCCACAAGGCGATTGTCAAGGACCTGGCAGATGTAAGACACCAAGCTCAGGACATCTATCAGAAAATTG ACCACAGTATGATAGAGTTTCTGCAGTATCAGGATCAGACCTCCCAGTACTACACTGACCTGATGAACAAGTTGGAGCGCATGAACAGCACCCTGGGAGGCATGCTGCACTACCTCGATAAGATGCAGAGCCGCATAGAGGACAGGCTTCACATGATCCAGGGCTACCTCGGATGGGCAG GTTTAAGTCTGACAGCTATATGGACGtgcatcacacacacaggctacTTTGTACTGTGTGCAGTCCTGCTGACATTCCTGCACTGTCCTGGTTTCTCTCGAGCCATGCTGCTGCTAACTGTGCCTCTGAATGCAGTTGCTGAAGTCAACCAGCAGCCAGCGCTGGATCTCACCAGCCTCAGCCTGCTGCTGCTCACTCTGTCTCTGG GTCACTGGTTTGTGAATCAGCTGTGGGCATGCTTCAAGATCACGAAAAAGCTGACCAGTCCACTGCTACTCAGCTCGTGCACCATTGTGGAACCGCAGAAGCAGCCTTGCAACTCTTATCCACCATCATCTACACCACAGAA AGATGAAAAAGATGACATCATTGAGGAAGACGACCTATTGAATCCGGACAGCTTTTTATCAG GTGAACTTGGCATATCAGCTGTGTCTCCACCTCAGAGGAAGCTTACGCCAGAGTCGAGGCTTATGGCAGTAATTGGTAAACCAAATCACTCCACTCCCAGGTTTATACCAAAGCCACTTTCTTCAGCG TCACTGACTCGTCTGATTTAG
- the LOC101475533 gene encoding GDP-L-fucose synthase, with protein sequence MSDPMRVLVTGASGLVGRAIQHVVKEGGAKEGEEWIFLSSKDANLMNMDQTRAVFEKHRPTHVIHLAAMVGGLFKNMKYNLDFWRNNIYINDNVLQAAHEAGVVKVVSCLSTCIFPDKTTYPIDETMIHNGPPHESNFGYAYAKRMIDVHNRAYLQQHGRCYTAVIPTNVFGPHDNFSIEDGHVLPGLIHKAYIAQKGGKPLVVWGSGTPRRQFIYSLDLARLFLWVLREYPEVEPIILSVGEEDEVSIKEAAEAVVDALGFKGEVVFDTSKADGQFKKTASNAKLCRYLPDFTFTPFNQALKETCDWFVANYDTARK encoded by the exons ATGAGCGATCCCATGAGGGTGTTGGTGACAGGTGCATCCGGGTTGGTGGGCAGGGCCATACAGCATGTGGTGAAAGAAGGAGGAGCCAAGGAGGGGGAGGAATGGATATTCCTGTCCTCCAAAGATGCCAACCTCAT GAATATGGACCAGACCCGGGCAGTGTTTGAGAAACACCGGCCTACGCACGTCATCCACCTGGCTGCTATGGTTGGAGGGCTTTTCAAGAACATGAAATATAACCTGGACTTCTGG aGGAACAACATTTACATCAATGACAATGTGCTGCAGGCAGCGCATGAAGCGGGCGTGGTCAAGGTTGTTTCCTGCTTGTCCACCTGCATCTTTCCTGATAAGACGACCTATCCTATTGACGAGACCATG ATCCACAACGGTCCACCTCATGAGTCCAACTTTGGCTACGCCTATGCAAAGAGGATGATTGATGTCCACAACAG AGCGTATTTACAGCAGCATGGGCGTTGCTATACAGCTGTGATTCCCACTAATGTGTTTGGTCCTCATGACAACTTTAGCATCGAAGATGGTCATGTGCTACCAGGTCTTATACATAAAGCATACATTGCTCAAA AGGGGGGGAAACCCTTGGTGGTCTGGGGCTCTGGCACACCTAGAAGACAGTTCATCTACTCTTTGGACCTGGCTCGTCTTTTCCTCTGGGTCCTGAGGGAGTATCCAGAAGTTGAGCCAATCATTCTCTCTG TTGGTGAGGAAGATGAAGTGTCCATCAAAGAAGCAGCAGAAGCTGTTGTTGATGCATTGGGCTTTAAAGGAGAAGTCGTG TTTGACACCAGTAAAGCAGATGGACAGTTCAAAAAGACGGCCAGCAATGCAAAGCTGTGCCGGTATCTGCCAGACTTCACTTTCACCCCCTTCAACCAAG CTTTAAAGGAAACCTGTGATTGGTTTGTTGCCAACTATGACACAGCCAGGAAGTGA